The genomic interval CCTCCCCATGATGCCCACCTCCCATGATGCCCACCACCCCATGATGCCCACTTCACATAATGCCCACCTCCCTGTGATGCCCACTTCCCGTGATGCCCACCTCCCATGATGTCCACCTCCCCATGATGCCCACCTCCCATGATGCCCACCTCCCCATGATGCCCACCTGCCTGTGATGCCCCTCCCATGATGCCCACCTCCCTGTGATGCCCACTTCCCCGTGATGCCCACGTCCAGGCCCCAACCTCCAGCCCGACCCCCTGCAGAAAGTCTACCGGTAAGCATTTCCAGTCTAGAAAGTGAcaggtattttgtgtgtgttggggggaggagcctgcctcccctcgccccccccccccccccccaacaccaacacACCGAAACAGGTTTCCTGGATTTGCCAGAACGAGGAGCTGAATTACCACAAGGCAGCCCGTCAGACTCAGCCCTGCTCGGTCCTTCTTGTCCACACCTGCTCATCCTCGCGTTTCCTCCATTCATCCGTCAGATTTGGAGGCCCTGCCCTGGGCCAGACACGGGGCCAGGCGCCCCGGCACTCAGGGGCACACAAAATGGACCAAGGCCAAGTTCCGCGCcctagtgggggagacagacagacggacaggtGAATCAATAAACGAGCATGCTCGTTCTGGGTGCAGAGAAGACTGAGGACAGCAAACGGGGTGAGGGACAGGATGTGGCCACTGTCTACTGTCCCGCCAGACCGGCTGCTGCCatcccaccttcctcccctcccccaccccgagcAAGAAGAGGGGCTTTGGGGGACAGCCGTGGGCCCCCCACTGCAAGCCCCTCGGGAGTGGACAGGACCTGCTGGCTCTGAATCTGCAGGAGCCAAGGCTGCCACTGCGGACGCCGGTGTGTTTTAGTTCCCGGAGCCTGGGGCCCGACCGGCAGTTCGCAGACGGCCTTTCCTGCTGCGGCAGCGCCCCCTGCTGGGGCAGGAGCTGTTCCTGCAGCTTCGCGGCCCGCCCGGTCCCGCAGTCGCACACCCACTGGAGGGGGCCTGGGGCCGCTTTATTCTCATCCTCTGTCCCAGGCAGACCCCCTCCGGACAGGCAGGCCTCCCTTTGGTGATGAAGGTCATGAAGAAGAATCTCTCATTCTAAAAGAAATGGGTTCCTTTCTCTATGATTGGGGCTAACAGCGTAGGtcactttggaaaatgatttttttaatgtctatttattttgaaagagagagaggagataatgaggggggaggggcagaaagagaggaagagagggaatcgcaagcaggctccacactggcagcacagagcccgatgtggggctcgaacccatgaaccgtgagatcatgacctgagcctctaAGAGTTAGACattcaagagccagacactcaaccgacagagccacccaggcgccccggaaaatgATCTTTTAACCTTTTGGCAGGGAAAGGAGTCTCTTCAGAAAGGTAGCTCTGAAAATTCTAGATCAACATGTCCGGGGCACAATTAAGAGCGCTCGTACCAGATTTAACAAGTTCGATCCCTAACCTTGGGTTGGACTGAGCTGGCACCCGACCCGTGCAGCTCTTGAAGAAGAATCCAGTCTTACTTTCCTTGGTGTCCTCAGGCCTCCCATGGTGCTTGACTTCCTAGCAAACATGTGATCGGATCACtgtatttgcctttctgtctcCCATTCCTGACCCAGCGTCCACTGTATGTCTGGCCGTTCCTTTGCTCTGCCAGCCTGACAGTCATTTGCTCAACAGCTGAGTGTGACAGGTCACCTGCCGACAGCACAGCGGAGGCCCAGCGGGACTGACAGAGCCCATGCCTTCCcggaggtgggggaggcagaccCCAGAGTGACACAGACACAACTGTGATAAGCGCCTTGAAGGGCACACGGTGGGTATCTTTCAGGGTCAAGGTGAAGCTGGAGGGGGGTGAGCAAGGGAAGAGAGGCCCAAGACAAGGTCACTGATGGGGCGGGAGCCAGACCCTGTAGGGTAGGACAGGCCAGAGAACAGAATTCAGATTTTATTCCAAGGTCATGAGACGCTAATGACGGTTTTAGGCAAAGCCCAATATATCTGGCCCGTGGTTTTTAGAGACAGTTTTGGCTGCTGCGTACTCTGTGGAGAGGGGCTTGGAGAGGGGACGGGGGAAGCAGGAAACCACTTAAGAGACCACCGAGTGGCTGAGTTGGGGTAGCCTTGGGATGGACAGAGAGGGTGCATTTGGGACGTGTCGCGGGTGCTGCCTGCAGTCATACTGATGAATTAGATGTCAGCCCTCACTTCTGACAGCAGATCATCTTAAGCCAAATTCCTTAGAAGACAGCGCCGTGAGTCTGCGAAGCTTCGTTCCTGGTAAAGAAAGTGGGTCTTGCAGCAGAGAAGACCCAAGCTGGGTTCCAGCCGTTTGGGACTGGGTCTCACATCCAAGGGCAGCTGGTGACCTGGCTTCCCTGTCTGTTGTCCTGAGcccatttttcttatttgctttcactggcaggggaaacaaacaaaaaccctttatGAACTAATGCTTTTCATCTACCCATGCTGCCCCTTCTGAGGGCAGTTTAACCGAGATAggtttaaaatcttaaaatcccAGACCATTATTAGTTTGCTCTTCTTAGGTCTTTTGTTTCAAGAAATACTTggtttatatataaagttttatttgcacACCGCCTGCCCATGTGTCTACATGTGGTCCGTGGGAGAGCGAGTAGGTGAGGCCATGCGGCCTTGAGGTtcttactgtctggccctttggGGGCCCGTCCTAGATCATACAGTGAGCAGGTTCACACGGggttgcacttttattttttaattttttttaatgtttatttatttttgagagggacaagAGGGCGAGTGGggcagatgcagagagagagggagacacagaatccgaagcaggctccaggctcctagctgtcagcacagagcccgacgtggggcccaaactcatgaactgtgagatcacgacctgagccaaagtcggctgttTGACTGAGTCACCGGGGTGCCCTGGGGCTACACTTTTATACCCATGACGGATCCCCCTCCTCGGTCCAAGGCTCGTATTCCTCAAGTTCTGGCTAGAGGAAAAGAAGCCACAAGCTGCTTACCAGCTCATTAGTACCCAATTTTATGTGTGTTCGTAAGCTGACTTCTGGACGCCTGAGGCTGCCCTTGGACTAAGCGGATGTCAGTTGGACTCCGGGACACTGAGCGCTCATTGTGTTCTGTAAGCAGGTGTGGAAGTGAAGAACATCTCGACTCCGGTGTGGTTGGCGGGGTGCCCCTCTCAAGCGTTCTTAAACCCCATCCCTGTTTATTCTGGAAAGCAGGAGAGCTCCAGACCCAGCAGCAGAGATGGGTCTGCAGAGGTCACCCACATGACAactggccccctcccccaacttttaTGGACTTCTGAGAGGGGGAAGGACCAGTTTTCCAAGATCCAGAAGGGTCCCCCTTAAATCTCCAGCTggttggggtgggagaggagggggctggaagGTCTGAAGGCGGCAGTGCCTGGGCAGAGGTGGGCCTGCCTCCCGCAACCCCCATTCTTGAGACCAGGGACTTTCACCTAGTATCTGTCTTAAGCTATGCAAACCGGCTTCAAGTCCCCATTCCAAACAAGGCCATGCACTAATCTCTATTTAGGACCTCAGGGACAGCACCAAGTGACTAAGAGAATTTCAGAACCCAAGGTCACTTAGAGATAAGCTGCACATGTGATCATGTAAGTTATCATCTAAACCAgcggggttttttttgttttttttttttaagtttatctatatttggggtgcccagctggctcagtcgtagagcatgcaactctttgatctcagggttgtgggttcaagccccatgttgggtgtagagattacttaaaaataaaatcttaggggcacctgggtggctcagtcggttaagcgtctgacttcagctcaggtcatgatctcctagttcctaggttcaagccccatgtcgggctctgtgctgacagctcagggcctggagcctgcttcagattctgtgtccccctctatgcccctcccggACTTGtgctctaagataaataaatactaaaaaatttttttttaatcttaaataaaatatttaaagtttattttgttttttaaagtaattgtgtccagtattttttttttttttaagtaacgtAAAGTAAGTGATCTTTTACTggttattcttttaattttctcaaccCAATTTACTTTTTTGTAGGTAATGAAAGTAAATATCTAAGCATTATATATTCCtaataaagttttactttataGCGCACTTGTTAACGTATGCTTTCCGGAGTTTGGGGATATTAAATCTCAGCCTAAAAATTATTCTAAGTTTTTTCATAATTTGCCCTAATCACTACCTACCTTTTAATATTAATaagtttaaaaagcattttagcaACACGGACGTTATGTAAGAAACATTTTCGGATTCAGTGACTATGTCATCGGAATATACTAACTACAGCAGTCCCCAGTAATTGCCCAATATTAAATGGAGCTCACGGGTGCTTTCAGCTTCTACATTCAGGAGTTCCTTAATTTGTAATCAATGAACTACCTAAATAAAAAACTGTATTATGTGCGACATAGAAGAAAGCCAAGGTGGAGACTATGTTAGCGGCTTTTCATGATATCTGGCTAAGTGACAATATGCCTACTTTACCAGCCTCTGAGATCTatgaaaaatgacacaaaagCTGCCTAAGCTGTATGTGTATCTGGGGTCCAGCGCCCTCTAGGACCATTAATAAAATAGATTCAAGTCAAGATCAAAGCCCTTATGCCGGCAAAACATTTTTCAGATTCCATGCTGTCGGGGGGAAAGAACAAAATCCTAATACCACTCATTCACACAAGTGATTTAAGTGTTTACTTTGAGAGGAAAGAAACATACAATTCTGTGAAATACCAGGTAAGGTTTTTCActtcagcctttttttctttgaagtttatttattttgagagagcgagagtgtgctagtgtgggaggggcagagagagagagagggggagagagaatcccaagcaggctctgcactgaccgcacagagcctgactcggggctggaacttcccaactgtgagatcatgacctgagccaaaatcaggaactggtcgcttaaccgactgagccagccaggcactcctcacATTAGCCTTCTAAAGGAGGTGCTCCCAAGCCACTTTTCCTTATCCCTAAAATCATGAGCAACAGGTCTATTTTCAatcacacaaaaaaggaaatatgtgaagtccttttcagaagaaaagcctttccaataaaatgtaaactttttattaatatttaaattataaaccaAATGTTGGCAACCACATATAGACTTGTTTGCTGTGGACAAACGAAGACTGTGGGGGCATACTTTCAAATACAACTTCAGAATCAGATGCGATAAATCAATCCATCTCAGAAATTCTACCGTTTCCTTCGGCGTATAACCCATGATATGAAAAGTTTAATATAACGTGAAACAACTTACCATCTACCCTcaaagtaagctacagaaaatGGAATCGGTACTAGGATCGAACAATGACAAGACCTGAACAGCTCAGCAGTTTTTCCTAagagtataaaatatatacactttgaaaaaataatactgtgaGTTGAGCTGTAAAACCCAGAAACATAGCAGTCCTGCCACAGTGCACAGAAaagctccttccttttcttctccgaACCCGGTCCCATCCCGGACCAAGCAGCTCTCAGCTTAGCATTGGAAGACACACAAAACCAAACATCCTTACGTGAAATCAATAAGACGGGGAAATGAGTGTGCAAAATATAAACATGTCAGACTCCAACATCGTGTATGTCTATCAGCAGAATTTCCAAATGATTTAATACTCGAGATAATCTCAGGCAGGGTGCCCTTGCAGTGCTGCCCGGGGGACTCAGATCTGAGGTCTCTCGCTGCAACAGGGAAAGTGGTCCTCGGTCCGAAACAGGACGGGGGGTTCGTAGCCGCTCTGCTGGGGCCGGCCGGAGGGCGCCTTGCTGAAGAAGGAGGGCCCGGTAATCGTGTGCAGCAGTTTCCTGAACGCGCTGGGGAAAGCGCCCAGCTCGGCCTCCGCCCTGGCGACCTGCTCCTCCATCCTGGCCACGATGGCGCCGATCATCGCCACGAAGGCCTCGAGGCGGTCGATCTTGCTGTAGACCTGCCGCATCTCGGTGGCCTTCGCGTAGATGCGAGGCACGCCCTCGCTGACGACGTGGGAGGAGTCCCCGCGCAGCATGTCCAGCATACCCACGAACTCGTCCACTCTGGTGAGCAGGTCCTCCAGGCTGGCGTCCAGGGCCTCCACCTCGGGCCGCGCCCCGGCTCCGGGCAGCAGGCAGGCGGCGTAGCCCGCGGCGGCGCGGCGCAGCAGCGGCAGGTCGCGGCCCGGCGCGCCCGACTCTGGGCCCTCATCCTCCCACGGCCCCGAGGCGCTGCTGTGGCTCTGGGACACGTTGCCGCTGTCCCCGCTCCAGACAGCTCCCTGCAGCTCGGCCTCCTCTGCCCCCGGCCCCTCGGGCGGCAGCCCACGGTCGGCTGGAAGCCCCTCCATTGCCGGCTACGGCCGGGCTGCCGCCCAACTTCCGGCCTCCCAGCCTTGCTCCGCCCCCtccgcgcgcgcgcgcacgcccTTGCTTCCGGCTTCCGCGCGCACACGGGCGGTCACGCACGCGCACCAATCGGTTTCCAGCCCCTGAACGCTCGTGCTCGCGCACGTGCTCACACACTGAACCCTTTTTAACACGCGAAGGTGTAAGGGAACTATTTTGAGATGCGTGCATCCTCAGTCCACTTTTACACACTCGTGTAACCTCCATCCAGATCAGACATAGAACATGTCAAGGGCCCGTGAAGAGCTTCCTACCTTCCCTAGTTTCTTCTTGCTGCTTACAGTGAAacgaaagagaagagaaataaactaaAGGAAGGTTCCTGAAAGCTTGATATTCTTGATGACTTTGAAAGTTCTCAGCTTCTTTCCACATAGTccccaacacttggtattgtcaacATTTTACTTTTCAGCCACGCTAGTGGATGTATAGTGATTGCTAACTCTTTGTGGTTTTGacctgcatttccctgatgaatcaTGAACTTTTGCACCTTTTTATATACTTTCTGGCCATGTGGATATTCCCTTTTGTGAAGTACCTGCTCAAGTCTTTTGCCGATTTTTAAATTGCgttgtcttttccttattgatctaTAGAAGTTCTCAGTACAATTTTAATATGAGTCGTTTGTCATATAGCTACTGAAAAGATCTCTTCCCACTCTTTGGCTTGCATTTTTACTCTCTTAGTGGTGCTTTTGATGAACActtcataattttaataaattccagTTCATCAAACAAGGAAagttttgagagtgaaagggggcACTCAGGACACAAGATATAAAATCTTGGGTAAACCATATAATTATTATGGACTATAAGGATCATATTATGATCATTAGAGATCATATGTCCAATGCCCACCCTAGAGCGACAGGTGGAAATTGACACCCAGAAAGATGTGTTCAAGGTTAAccaacttgtccaaggccacagagcAAGTAATTGGAGGGACTGGGACCTAATGAAGGATGactccaaaacctttggaatcaAACAACCTCCATTCACTATCATAATCGTTATAATATTATCACCACTAGTATCTGCTGGTGCTTTGGTATTTGCAAAACACTTTCATGCACATCATCTCACTTATGCATCTTCCCACTGACATACTCAGGCTGGGATCACTGGTCTTTATTTATGAGACTGGAAAACGAAAGCTCTGATCTGTGCCACTGTGCAAGCAGGGTCCCTCCAAATTCTGCTAGGGTGGCACAGGTTGAACATGCCTGGAAATAGACTCCATCCATTCCACAATGGCCTTCTGTCAGTGCTCAAAAactttttgttaaatgaatattaaagcaGCATTTACGGGGCCCTGCTGTTTTGTAGGTCCTGTAGGTGGTGAGGACTGAGACCAGaacctgccctcaaggaacctCCGGTATGGCAGAGACACTTATATTTTAGGGAAGGAGGCCTGCTCTCGAAAACATTCCCTAAGGTCCTTGAGTCCAGGTGGTGAGGAGGGGCTAAGCACAGAGCCGAATCAGAAGTGGCCCTTTGTCTTGGGTTGGTTACAGTCCGGTGAAGATGATGCAGGCAGCCTGGGTCCAAGGACCCAGAGATGGGCCCTGCAGGACCAGCTCTGTGAgccagaaaaagtaaaaacagagttTACTGAATAGCATGAGTGGGCATTTAGCAGATAGAatgtctgggagactcagaaaggaaaggagaatgagtcTGTTCCTCACTTGGGGTTAGGGGTTTATATTGGAAAGGGGTGTAGCGTATGTGTTCCTTCAGGAATCCAGGGTAGGGTCTGACCGAAGGCGAGCGGCAGGTGAATAAAGGTGTTATTTATAGATCATCGAAGGTACGGGAGTACTGATCCGCTGAGGTTTGTTCAAAGCTAATGTCGTGGAACATGTTTGGGATCCAGCTCTTTTTAGATGTTATCaggtgtttggggggggggtgtaagaCAAATCTATCTCCTTTTCCCCTGGAAGTGGGAACACAGCTTCTTTGGCTTATTCGGATGCAAAATATAGAACTTGAGTAAATGGAACTtagcagaaaaacagcagagacaGAGCCTTTCCAAAATGGAGTCCCTTCAGCTCCCCTACCTCAAAGAGAGGCCAAAACACTCTGACCAGAACAACCCAACCCAGCGAGAGAGAAATCCCCCCAGGACAAAAAATTCTGGGAGCCAGTGGTGGAGAGTACAGAATTGAGAGCCCCAGTTTTTGACTTAAGGGCCCTGTCCCAGAAGAGAGAGCAGGTACTGTAGTTAAGAGTAGCGACTGTAGTAGACCCAAAATGGCTCAGGTTCAAATTCTGACCAAAAGCACTGTTTTTAACCAGTTTTTCATCTGACAGGTTTATTGAATTaggttaaatgaattaatctgAGCACTTACAGCAGTGCGTCCCTGGATGGTAAGCGCTCTGAACGCCAGCCTGTCTTAATCAAATACGAGGGAGGGAGAAttgctttcacttaaaaaaaaattaagtaaaagaaaaagtccGGGACGTAAGAACCTCTGCGCTCCCAAAGGCCTATTAgagaagggggcggggcagggcgcgGGAAGCAGGTGGAGGCTGGCGTGCGCCCGCCCGCTACGGAGTCCCCTTTGCGTGCGCGCGCCCGCGCCTGGGCTCGGTCCGAGGCGTGGCCGTAAGGGGGCGGGGCCGAGTCCCGAAAGTGGCGCGAACACGCCCACCGCCGGTGACGGCTGCGCGGACTCCTCCGCCGCCCGGCCTCCGTGTGGGTCCCAGGCTTTGCTTCCCGGAGCGGTTTGCAAGCGGACGGCGTGAGAGGAGGAACTCGCAGAGGTAATTCGGGATCACTGCTGACCCGTCGACGCCCGCGGCAACGGTTTGGCGGGACAGATGCGGCCCTTGGACGTCGTCGAGCTGGCAGAGCCGGAGGAGGTGGAGGTGCTGGAGCCCGAGGAGGATTTCGAGCAGTTCCTGCTGCCCGTCATCAACGAGATGCGGGAGGACATCGCAGCGCTGACCCGGGAGCACGGCCGGGCGTACATGCGGAACCGGAGCAAGCTGTGGGAGATGGACAATATGCTCATCCAAATCAAAACGCAGGTGGAGGCCTCGGAGGAGAGCGCCCTGAACCATCTTCAGAATCCCGACGATGGAGTCGAGGGCAGAGGGACCAAACGGTGCGAGAAGGCGGAGGAGAAGGCCAAGGAGATCGCGAAGATGGCAGAGATGTTGGTGGAGCTGGTCCGGCGGATAGAGAGAAGCGAATCGTCGTGAAGGCGGGCGGGCGGTAAGGCCGGGGGCCGGCGGGGCCCGATGCGGGTCCTGGTCGTTGCCGTCAGCGTGATTGAACAGTTTTCTGGGTGGTAGTAATATTCCAGGAGTGAAGGTACAGCCTCAGTCGCACTGCGTCGGAAATTGGGCAGTGGGAGCAAAGCTGAGGTCAAGAGGAAAATGGGTGCGTGCTAGATTGGACAGGTGCTAGGACGTCCAGAGTTTTGTGGTTCCTCCCGCCCCCGCTGGCAATTCAAGAAGAGTTAAAATAATTTCGAGTTTGTCTTTGTGAAACCCCAGAGTCAGTCCCAATAGGACAGTTGCCGCAGGGAGAGTTGCCTAGGCACTTGGCGGGGGCGGGAACCAAAGAAAACCTAGCCCTTAGAGCAAAATAGGGGAGGGTGAGAACACAGgggggaaaaatgggaaaatgtgagGCTGTAGGCGTTTACTAGAAATTTCCAGGTTCGTGTCAGAGGGTGGGtggttaattgaattttttttttttttttttttttttttttttttttaaacatcaggtTGCAGAAATCTGGGACTCAGTGTCTTGATGGCAAATTTCTGCCAATTGTGCGTCGGGTTCACAGCTCATGGACTCTGGTCACCTGGTAAGGCTGGGCTGACAACTCGAGGAAACTGAAACAGCTtgttgtttattctgttttttttttttttttggtttttatccgTGTGGCACAGTCTCCCCTAGGGTCAATGGTTATGTATCCGCACCAGAGGAGAATGGGTCTCCTGGGTGCACAGCAAGCCAGTAAAAAACTGACATGGAGCTTTTGCAGTGAAGAAGGATAGGCTGTTTATAGGTATGACACCACCTAGGAGAATGGGGACCGCATGCTCCAAGTGCGAAGCTGCCCAGTGGCTTACAGGtgagggttttggtttttgttttaagtaggcacaatgcccagtgtggggcttgaacttatgaccctgagatcaagagtcgtgggttctacggactgagccagccaggcaccccccccccccaccacccaagTGAGGGTTTTTAAGGGCGAAATTTGGGGCAGGAGGCCCCTGAGAGCTGTAGATTGGAGGTGAAGTCGTTAACACGTGTTACTTAGTTAT from Panthera uncia isolate 11264 unplaced genomic scaffold, Puncia_PCG_1.0 HiC_scaffold_1890, whole genome shotgun sequence carries:
- the LOC125917466 gene encoding biogenesis of lysosome-related organelles complex 1 subunit 4-like; amino-acid sequence: MEGLPADRGLPPEGPGAEEAELQGAVWSGDSGNVSQSHSSASGPWEDEGPESGAPGRDLPLLRRAAAGYAACLLPGAGARPEVEALDASLEDLLTRVDEFVGMLDMLRGDSSHVVSEGVPRIYAKATEMRQVYSKIDRLEAFVAMIGAIVARMEEQVARAEAELGAFPSAFRKLLHTITGPSFFSKAPSGRPQQSGYEPPVLFRTEDHFPCCSERPQI
- the LOC125917464 gene encoding MORF4 family-associated protein 1, coding for MRPLDVVELAEPEEVEVLEPEEDFEQFLLPVINEMREDIAALTREHGRAYMRNRSKLWEMDNMLIQIKTQVEASEESALNHLQNPDDGVEGRGTKRCEKAEEKAKEIAKMAEMLVELVRRIERSESS